The following is a genomic window from Clostridium fungisolvens.
GAAAGCCTAGATTTAACTGTCCCCTCAGGAATACCTAATAGCTTGGATATATCTTTTTGCGCAATATCTTCAAAATAAAATAAAATCGTTACTACTTTTAGATCCTCTTCAAGTAAATTAACTGCATTAGTAAGCTCCATATTACTGTAGTCATCTGCAATAGCTATATCTGCGCTTACTTCCTCAATAGGAACTACCTTTTTTCTTTTTCTTAGTACAGTATTACATTCATTTATCAAGATTTTTATAAGCCAAGTTTTGAAAAACTGATCTTTTTTTAAATAAACTATCCCTTCATAGGCTTTAATTATGGTATTCTGAATTACATCTTCTATATCCTGTTTTTCCTTAAGCATGCTCAGTGCTATTCTATATAAAGTAACTTTATTATTTTCAATTATTCTGCTAAAGGCTTCTTTATCACCTTTTTTAGCAAGCTTTACATCTAGTTCTGAACTATTGGTATTGTTAATTGTCGAGATAAATTCCAAGTCATCTCCTCCTTACTGCGTACTAAAAGTCTTAGCTAAGAACTCTTACATACATTAGATAAACTGACTACAGGAAAGGTTCACGGAAATTTTTTTATTTCATTCTATACCTAAATTCTACAAAACAAATTCAATTCCTCCGAAACAAAAATGCCAAAGTAAAAAGTGCCTAGCGGATTTGCTCCAACTAGACACCATAACTTTATCAAGCATATATAAAACTGATTACTTCCTCAAATTAATAATTTTTGCTCTATTCATCAAGAATATTTTTAATTAATGATATACTTTTCTAACGCTTCCCCTACTCCATCTTCATCATTTGTTAAAGTCACATCATTTGCATGTTTCTTTACATCCTCCGGAGCATTTCCCATAGCTACTCCTACCCCTGCATACTGTAGCATGTCTATATCATTATAATTATCACCCATAGCTATTATCTCTGCTTTGTTTATATCTAATTCCTTTTGCAGACAATTAATTGCAGATGTTTTCGATGCCTTAATGGGCATAACTTCTAAGTATGTTGGCTTAGATGGATATACGTTCAGCTCCGCTGCTTTGATATTTTCTTTTAATATATTTATTTCATCGGCACTAGCCATACATAAAATCTTATTAGGGCCTGTCCCTTCTTCTTTCCAAATCTTGATTAGCTCTTTAAAGTCTATAATTTTCGGAGTAATATTTGTTATTTCACTTTCCTGTTTAGCCCAATAATCCATCTCTTCTATATACCATTCATCATCTTTATATAAGCTAATGTGAATATTATGTTCTCTAACTAATTTATATATTTTCTCAAGTTCTAAGGCATTTATAAATTCTTGATAAATCACTCTACCTTCTTTGTCTAAAACCAAAGCTCCACTGTAGCAAATAATTGGTTCTTCTATTTCAAGTTCTTTTTGTAAAAACTTTATTCCCTTCGGCATTCTAGCAGAAACTAATATTACAGGTATATTCTTTTCATTTGCCACTATATTGATCGCAGCTTTAACTTTTTCAGTAATTTTGTGATTAGAATTTAATAAGGTTCCATCAATATCTAAACATACCATTTTAAAATTATTCATAACCCAATCCCCCTAAAATTTTTTACAAATATACTCCTTTTCTAAACAATAATCAGTTGAATATCATAATCCTCAATAATCTTTGTGAAAGCAGAAGGTGGCATTTTGTCTGTGATTATAATATCTATCTCATCCCAATTTACCCCTTTATAATAACTTAATAGCTTAAATTTCTCGTATTCAGCAAGAACAATTACAGTATCAGCTTTCTTCACTGCAGCTTGCTTAATAAAAGCATCCTCTTCATCCACATAATATATTCCATCTTGGGTTATTGATGCTGCGCCTAAGAATGCCGTATCAAACCTTAATCCATCAATGTAATTTATCCAGTCAGCTTTATAAAAAAATCTATTTTTATTATTAAGACGTCCTCCAATAGAATTAACTAAGATATCCTTCTTTTCAGAAAGTATTTCAATATTATCTAGTGAATGGGTAAGTACCCAAATAGGTTTACTTATTTCTTTTGATAAAAAATTTATTATCGTAGAAACATCGAAAAAATAATGCTTACCTTCTTCAATAAAATCTAAGGCTCTTTTTGCAATATTTCTCTTCTCTTCTGAATAAGCTTCAATTCTCTCTCTATACTCTTTAATTGTGTTTTTTAAAATTGGTAAACTTATTCCTCCATGAGTACGAATTGCTGTTCCATTATCTATAAGCTTTAGAATATCACGACGTGCAGTATCTCTTGATACATTAAACATTTCACAAATATCATGAATAGACATTGTATTATGCTCATTTAAATATTCCAATATTTTTAAAAGTCTTTCTTCTTGATACATTATTAAACCACCTTTTTTTAGTTTATATAAATATACAGCTTCTAATTCAACTATTAACTTATATCCTTTCTCTACATAATAATTAAGCTATTAGGATTAATCGCGATATTTTTTGTTCTTATAATATCTACAAAGGAAGCTACTGACATTGGATCAACAATAATTACATCAATTCTGTCTAAATCTATCCCTTTATAGTACGTATCCGTTTCATATTTCTGGTGCTCAGCAAGTAAAATTACCTTTTTAGACCTTTTTATAACTTCTTGTTTTATAAAAACATCTTCTTCATCCTCATAATAAATTCCATCTTCTCTTATAGCACCAGCACCTATAATTGCTGCATCAAATTCTATTCCTTTAAAATATTCTTCATAATCTGTTCTATAAAAGAAACGATTCTTATTATTAAACTCTCCAGCTATTAATTTTACTAATACTTCTTGTTTTTCAGAAAGTATATTAAAGTTATCTAAGGAATGAGTAAAAACAGTAGTTTTCTTATTTAACTTTTTTGCAAGAAGTTGAACATTAGTTGAAACATCAAAAAAATATGTTCCATTGTTATGGATAAAAATCATAGCCTTTTCAACTATTTTTTCTTTTTCATCAGTATTTAGATTTAATCTTTCTTTATATGAATGTATATTATTTTCATTTGAATTTTTACAGCTATCTTCTTTAACCATATGATCACCTCTATCTTAATAATAAGTAATTATAAGCAATAAGTCAATATTATTAAGTACTTATAAGTGTTTTGTTTTTACACATGACAAACAGCTATGCAAATTAAGTTATTAGATTTTTAATTTATGATGCTTTCAACTATAAATAAAAAGCACTCATGTTATGTATTAAATAAATGTTGGTGGGATATCACGCTTTTAGCAAAAACCATATTCAAGTTAAATTTTATTCGCTCTTTAACTTATGATGTTTTCCACTATAATAAAAAAACACTTATTTTATGTATCAAATAAATGTTGGTGGAATATCACACTTTTAATCAAAACAATTTTCAAATTAACTTTTTTGTTCTTTAATTTATGATCCTCTCTACTATACATAAAAAAACACTAATCTTATGTATCAAATAAATGTTGGTAGGTCGTCAGACCTTTAATCAAAACCACATTCAAGTTAATTTTTTTCGTTCTTTAACTTATGATGTTTTCCACTATAAATAAAAAAACACTTATTTTATGTATTAAATAAATGTTGGTAATGTATTGAATTTTTCATAGACAAGCTATGTATATCTATTATGTATAAAATAGACTTTATACATAATAGATTATTTATAAAGATCATTATTTTTACGAAGGGGCTGGTAGCTTGAATATAGAAAACGCCATCGATTTAATAATATTAATAACTTTTTATTGAAATATATAGGTTTAACCGACTTAAAAACTTTATATTTTTCTATACAGTAAAAAACAACCTTATTTTAGTTTCTTTAAAAACATTAAAATAAGGTTGTTTTAAATCTTCAACTTAATATTTAACTATTCTAAATACGACATATCACTCAATCGTCTGATAATATGTTTCCCATCTTGGTTCTCATTCATAAAGGAAACTCCACCAGCCATACCAAATAAATCACATTTATTTAACATTTCAATATCCAATCCAAGCCACATGGCATTAAATACACTTAATGTATCTCCATGTGAAACTATGATTATATTTTCATGATTATCTGTTAATATGCTTTTATAAAAATCTAATAACCTGTTCCATACGTCTCTTCGTGATTCTGCATCATGTAACATCCTATCATCTACTGTTTTCTCCTTGCACTGAATATTTCCCCTTAGCCATTGTACTGACTTTCCTACTGCAGCCCCTAAATTTCTTTCTCTTAATGCTTCAGTAAAAATTGGAGTAATACCCAAGTGCTCTGAAACTATTTTTGCAGTATTTTTTGCACGTAATAAATCTGATGAATACATTACATATTCTTTTCCTTGTAATTCTCCTATCAACTTTCTACCTATTCTATCTGCTTGTTTTTTCCCTAAGTCAGATAAGTCCCAATCTGTCCACGACCCAACCATCCCATTTGTATGATGAATTGATTGTGTATGCTGAATTGTAATGATATTTTTCATATAATATTCCTCAATTCTAAGTAAACTACCAACAATTTTTTAATACTTAATTTTGTATAAACATTATTTTTACATCTATTAATGCTAAATAATTAACCATTTGGAATCCTAATATTTGAATAAAGACTCTGTTCTTATTAAGACCTTTCGCCATGCATGTCCACATACATATTGATGTATCACCAACATTTATTTAATACATAGTCACAGTGTTTTATTTCACTTTAAGCAATTAACCAAGAGGCCTATATTTTACATCATTATCTAACCCAAATTAGGTAATCAGTTAATTCCTTTATGCGGTAATGCTTGTTCACTTAATCATTGATGCTCCACCAACATTTATTTAATACATAGTCACAGTGTTTTATTTCGCTTTAAGCAATTAACCAAGGGCCAATATTTCACATCATTATCTAACCCAAATTAAGTAATCAGTTAATTCCTTTATGCGGTAATGCTTGTCCTCTTAATCATTGATGCTCTACCAACATTTATTTAATACATACTTTCAGTGTTTCAAATTACTATATCTAACCACTCAAGTTCTAGCCTACTTCATAAAAGCATCCTTCCATTCATCTTGCTCTACCAAATCTTCGGACTCAGCTACTTCTAAGATTTCTTCATCTAATTTCACCTTATTTATGTACTGACTATAAGAATTGCAGGAATGTCTAGCATCACAGTGTCTACAAACTGCCGTTCCAAATGGAGCTTTTTGCCCTTTTTTAACTTCCTTCAATTTTGATAGAGATGGCGCTTTAAATTCTCCCTCTTCAATTTTATCTACAGTTTCACCAAAGCATCTTATCTGTTTTTCAACCTCATTGTTGTCAATTTCAAGTTCAACAATAGGATTCCAATCATCAATTATATCTACTGCTATTTCGTCGCCAATGCCGGTTGCTTGTCTAAGCTCTGAAGATGGTGCAGTTGCTATTACTGCCATATTATTTATTTCAGTACCCTTAAGGTTTTTCCACATATAAGCGTACATATTCAACTGTCCTCTATATAAATCTTTATCATTTCGGACTTCTTCTACATTATGAGTTTTTATATCATACATCGTTATCTTATCTTCTTTTTCAACTATATCTACAATACCTTCTATTGTATATTTTTTGCCCTTTGGAGTTACTTGCTCTGGCAGTATTAGCTTAACTTCCGCTTCTGTCATATTCTTAGCTACTTTTCCTAGTTTCTCATAATATAATTTTACTTGCTGCCATGCAAATTCTTTCATATTTAAAGTTATGGAACGTCCAGTTTCGTATTTTAATTCTTCGTAATTATCTTCAAATATCTCTCTCAATTTCTTTATATCCATACTATACCCCTCATCCCATTTTTCATGTGCTTAAGATATAATTACGTACTCTTTACGCAATGCTTCTGATAAAGTAGTTAAAGGATTCCTATATCGAAACTTAATTTATACTTGTTCGATAATCCCGACTTCTGGGGATTATCGGACACGTATAAATTAATAGTTGAGTTAGGAATCCTATATAAGTTCCCAATTTCAAATATTAAGTTATGCATACCACTATTTTGCATTGCTGCTTATTATAGATAAACTACTTCGATCATTAGACTCCTAGGATAAATTCTAATATGAAGTAGTTTATGTATATCCTTAAACTTGAGATTCAGTATATCTCTTAAAATTATCTAAAATTGACTGCCATCCACTTTTCTGCATCTCAACGGAATTAGTGTCCTCTGCTTCAAATGTTTCATTTATCTCTGTGTTATCACCATGATCCATAAAAGTTATTTGAACTTTTCTTTCATC
Proteins encoded in this region:
- a CDS encoding sigma-70 family RNA polymerase sigma factor → MEFISTINNTNSSELDVKLAKKGDKEAFSRIIENNKVTLYRIALSMLKEKQDIEDVIQNTIIKAYEGIVYLKKDQFFKTWLIKILINECNTVLRKRKKVVPIEEVSADIAIADDYSNMELTNAVNLLEEDLKVVTILFYFEDIAQKDISKLLGIPEGTVKSRLSRARTKLYEMLKER
- a CDS encoding Cof-type HAD-IIB family hydrolase, producing MNNFKMVCLDIDGTLLNSNHKITEKVKAAINIVANEKNIPVILVSARMPKGIKFLQKELEIEEPIICYSGALVLDKEGRVIYQEFINALELEKIYKLVREHNIHISLYKDDEWYIEEMDYWAKQESEITNITPKIIDFKELIKIWKEEGTGPNKILCMASADEINILKENIKAAELNVYPSKPTYLEVMPIKASKTSAINCLQKELDINKAEIIAMGDNYNDIDMLQYAGVGVAMGNAPEDVKKHANDVTLTNDEDGVGEALEKYIIN
- a CDS encoding DeoR/GlpR family DNA-binding transcription regulator; this encodes MYQEERLLKILEYLNEHNTMSIHDICEMFNVSRDTARRDILKLIDNGTAIRTHGGISLPILKNTIKEYRERIEAYSEEKRNIAKRALDFIEEGKHYFFDVSTIINFLSKEISKPIWVLTHSLDNIEILSEKKDILVNSIGGRLNNKNRFFYKADWINYIDGLRFDTAFLGAASITQDGIYYVDEEDAFIKQAAVKKADTVIVLAEYEKFKLLSYYKGVNWDEIDIIITDKMPPSAFTKIIEDYDIQLIIV
- a CDS encoding DeoR/GlpR family DNA-binding transcription regulator; translation: MVKEDSCKNSNENNIHSYKERLNLNTDEKEKIVEKAMIFIHNNGTYFFDVSTNVQLLAKKLNKKTTVFTHSLDNFNILSEKQEVLVKLIAGEFNNKNRFFYRTDYEEYFKGIEFDAAIIGAGAIREDGIYYEDEEDVFIKQEVIKRSKKVILLAEHQKYETDTYYKGIDLDRIDVIIVDPMSVASFVDIIRTKNIAINPNSLIIM
- a CDS encoding histidine phosphatase family protein, with protein sequence MKNIITIQHTQSIHHTNGMVGSWTDWDLSDLGKKQADRIGRKLIGELQGKEYVMYSSDLLRAKNTAKIVSEHLGITPIFTEALRERNLGAAVGKSVQWLRGNIQCKEKTVDDRMLHDAESRRDVWNRLLDFYKSILTDNHENIIIVSHGDTLSVFNAMWLGLDIEMLNKCDLFGMAGGVSFMNENQDGKHIIRRLSDMSYLE
- a CDS encoding PD-(D/E)XK nuclease family protein; protein product: MDIKKLREIFEDNYEELKYETGRSITLNMKEFAWQQVKLYYEKLGKVAKNMTEAEVKLILPEQVTPKGKKYTIEGIVDIVEKEDKITMYDIKTHNVEEVRNDKDLYRGQLNMYAYMWKNLKGTEINNMAVIATAPSSELRQATGIGDEIAVDIIDDWNPIVELEIDNNEVEKQIRCFGETVDKIEEGEFKAPSLSKLKEVKKGQKAPFGTAVCRHCDARHSCNSYSQYINKVKLDEEILEVAESEDLVEQDEWKDAFMK